The following is a genomic window from Calliphora vicina chromosome 5, idCalVici1.1, whole genome shotgun sequence.
TCTCAAACGATAACGATGTGTGCTCAGCATGGCACCACGATAATGCATCGAATTGCGATGTATTCTCATATCCTTTAAGAAATTTGAATTGCGTATGGATATATTCCGTCTTAGATTGGAACGATAGCTAGGCTTCTTTGATTTCGACAGTCTACGCATGCCAGTGATGCTATCGATGCGTGTCCTCTTTATCGGCCCCTTTGTTTGTTGACCCGTTAAGGGTTCATTTTCGGGTATCGTTATAACGGCCGGGCCACCATTTCTGCCCGCACTGGTGCTGTTGACAATTTCATTGTGTTTCTTTAAATTGGATTCAATTAAAGCTAAACCATGATCCTTAATTGCTGAAAAATATGAATGAGCCACGGGATTGAGGACATCAACGGAATTGTGACGATGACCGTGGTGTCTTAAGTCCTTTTTGGccgcaaaaaatatattctcaTTGAGGGAGTAACGAGAATTGGCACAGTTTTCTGCATGTTGATTGTGTTCGCGGgaatatttttgtgttaaataacCCTCATCGGTGGAGGAGCGTAGCGAGATCAGAGAAGTGTTGACAGGCGTACGATTATCCGATGAACGTTTCTCTGAAGGCGATAGAGTTTCAATGGATGCTAAAAAGGTTTTCTTGGCTGTTTCGGCCACTTCGCTGGGAATGCCTCCCATCATGGTGTCGTCGGGTGAACCGATAATGGCAGCCGTAGCATAAGGATTACCAGTCGAAGACATTGAGAGCAGGTTTTCTCTTGAGGGTGCTTCAGCACCTTCTTTCAGTCTTAGAGATCTTCTACTCGTGCTCTTCACTTCGTACAGTTCCTCTAATTCTTGAGAGCTCAAAAATGTGGGCAGAAATAGCTCACTGCGATATCTTTTTAGGTGTGTTTCATTTAGCTCCTCTATTTGTTGATTGGCTTCGGTATTGTTTTTCGTTACCAAAGTATCCAAAACATATTCCTTGGTAGCTCCTGTATCCAGCAGTTTCTTGATCTCCTCCAAACATACACTAGAATTGGAGAATGTAGTAACACTTTGTGATCTACTTTCCAAACGATTTTCTTCGATCAACCAGTCGGGATCACGCATTAAAGCACCACAAACACAAGCATTAAGCATAGTACCGGCTAAAATTAAAGTAGCACCTCTCCAGCCATACGTATCGATCAGCCATTGCGTTAAGGGGGCATACAAAAAGGTACCGATACCAGTACCCGAAGCACCAATGCCAGTGGCAAATGTTCTCTTCTTGTCAAACCAAAAGGCTATAGATACAACGGCAGTGACATAGCCAATACCCAGACCCAGGCCCGATATTATGCCAAAGGTGACCATTAGCATTTCAACAGAATTGACAACTGAAGACAGACCGAATCCAATGGCTGATACTACGCCTCCTATTATGGTCATTTTACGGCAGCCATACTTATCCACTAGATTCGACCAAATGGGACCCATTAGTAAAGGCACTGAGAAGAATAGTGATGAAATCCAAGCGGTCTTCGAGGGACTCTCACCAAAATAGTCCAGCAATTCGGTGTTAATCAGACCAAATGAAAATGAGAGACCATCTGCTATGAGGGAGACAACCAAAGAGGCAAATACTACTACCCAACCATAACCGCCATCTGGCATTTCTGGTTTCTTTTTCTCCGTTGAGCCCGAATCGATTGAATCACCCGAATCATTTGATATCAGACGTTTTCTTTTCTTCGTGTTGCCATTACCATTGCTTGTGCCATTGGCCAGAGATGTCATGGCTGTGTTGTCGGTGACATTTATGGTGATAATGCTGTTCTTTAGCATGTGTGCGTTCTGCTCATGCTCTTCCAAATCTTCGGAAGATAGATTACAAAATGTTACTTCCGGAAACAGGTCATGTTTAATGGATTTATTGAGCGGTGTCGTTTTAACAGATGTCGCTACCGCAGGCGATAGATCTATTGTACTATCGCCAAGTGGCGTTGTGAGGGGTTGATAAATGCTGCCATTTTGTTTTTGACTACTAATACTAGTATTGTTGTTTGATTTCGAAatcatttttcaattatttgctgTTTAAACGGCTTTGGACGAGGGAGGGCGTTAAAAAGGTGggttttttttggtttcgaaGAACGAGGTGTTTTCCAAAGGGagtttatttctaaaaattttatttagtttgttgatttgatattttctatttatatttttctaattgaACACAATATTTTTCAGCAAAGATTtgtataagttttttgttttgtttattgtaCTTGattccttatatttttttttcgtttcaatCTATTAGAATCCTGATTtgcagaattttttttctcttgccGTCTTTAGTCTTTCTGCTTTATTTCTCTTTCTAAGTCTATCTAGACTTATCTCTTCTTTATCTCGTTAATATTCCCTATATATTTCTTTTCTCTTTTTAGAGTCTTTTAAAGACGTtactttttttagttaaaaaataaattgagcaTAGTTTTCTTATGAAGAGTTTGTAGGAGAAATTTTGAGACAGATCCTTCTTGTCCTTGCTTTTCCGGCTTTTTGAACAGCCTTGAACAAATTAGACTTAACTGGTGAAGTCTCTTTATGTATTTATCTGATGTAGATCTTTACAGAATGCTTTCATGTAAACCAAATGAAGATTTCAGGTTAAATATATTCAACTCTTGATGGTTTTGGTGGAAACTgttgaagagaaaaaaaatagattttttaataacaaaaaactttagTAGTTGAGATTAGATAATAGTATTAGATAATAAGATAAACTAGTTAAAAtaagataaataaattaaaataatagaaaacgaaacagaataaaaaaatagtttaccaATTCATAGTTTCAAGATAATAAAGACAATCAATCTTATTTGTAAGAATACAGACATAACTCAATGTAAACAAAGTATAAacgtattgaatttttttaattttttgccaaaatttatacacaatatttaatttttgtaagcCCACAGATAACAAAAggaactaaaaataataaaataattaaaaacaagtaagagagctaattcggctgtgccgaacgaatcttatatacctttcactaaattatacttcaaaatacaaattttaaatatttttaggtaaacaaaatgtttttccaaagttgtttttttttaattaaaacaaaaaaaaattggaattgttattttaaacatttttttaaatttttttttaaaaaattttttttttcttgaaaaaaaattcgggttaaaaaatattttatattaatgacttagtaatccatatataggtaaaaaatcgaggttgtcatgGGTTTTCCCTCatacctcagccatttgtggaccgattttgctgatttcaaataggaaacttctccaaagcatgtctgacagaattgttggagatttggatcccgaagatatctggggtgtttagaaaattgatttcaaaagacagacagacagtcggacatggcttaatcgacaccgctatctataagaatccagaatatatatactttatagggtcggaaaattatattgtggaaattacaaacggaatgacaaacttagtaaatatacccttctcacgtaggtgaagggtataaaaacacaatCAATCTTATTGAATACCGCTGCAGAGCGCTGTGGACGAATTATAAATGAGTTTtggtattgaattttttaaatttttatcccaaatttatacacaatacttaaattttggaagaccccagataacaactcaaataatttaaaaattcgaaaattgaaATGACTAAATGGCTCCATAGAGAAAAAGTTACAAAATCGGAAGACCCAAGGTAAATTTTGGGGTGATGTACGGTGGAATGAATGATATTTTTATGTATGgctaaaacaatggaaacttaatttttactaaaattgtctGGTACTTTTAGTGacttattattttgttgtacaTCCCTTGTTTTTAATTACTGCTTCACTCCGAACAATTCAAGGATCAGTTGTCTCTTAATCAACAATTCttcatagattttctatgggattgagatttTGTGATTGGGTAGGCCACTTGATAACACGTACCTTATTCGGTGAAACCACTTGGATACAACCCTAGATATGCGTTTGGGTTCATTGTAGCGCTGGATTctccaaacttatattttcctCAGTGTaaggatacataacatcgtttaaaatGGATCTGTATTAAATTTCAGTCATAGTATCTTTTATGATATGAATTGGATCTATATCTTGCCCAGAAGAGAACCGCATTCCATTTCTGtttcgaccagtttaaatgttcTTTGCCATATTGTATACGTGcagtacattttttttattatttagaaataagagGTGATAGCAACCAAGGCCATTTGCTCTGCGTTTAATAGTTCGATAACAATTTTCCCGGGGAATATGAAATTAATGAGGTTGCTCTGATTCTGTCAACGGTTTAGTTTGTGTTTAACAGCCATTGATaacagactacctcgtgacttgaggagaaatttgaaaaaagtgaatttcatctgctcattaagcattattttttgcggaaaaaaactattactcaaataaaggctaagcttgataaatactatgggaactctgcaccatcaattttaatggtaaaaaagtgctttactgaattttgttgatatgccgaacgttctggacgacCAGTTAAGGTCTCTACAtccgaaacaattgaacaaaatcacgatatggtgttggccgatcagaGATTGAAAGCgagagagattgtggaagccattgGGATCTCACCtgactcagtggtttcaattttgaacagTGTTGCCAAAACTTTAAGACCATATCCCACCAGATAGCCAGAAACCactaaatctttaaataaaaccactGATTAATacagctaaatttttatttaacgatttatgaagcaaaactgctttaaaaacaaaaataattaaattttaaattaaaatgtgtgccaaaaccgttatatattaaaattaattaagatcAATCCATTAGAAATTATCATTTTGAGTATATTTCTGAGGTACCAATTAAAGTTAAAAACTTTCTTGAGACTTCAAATTCGTAGCAAACAAGTTCTTTACTTTGATTGTACAATGACTAAAAACTCGCTCCACATTTAATCATGGCATACAAATAATTTGCAAAGTAAAATCAGCTAGTTTTATTTTCTGCGGAATCCTGGTACTAGAAAAGCTTAACGATGTagtatttgaaagatttgtccACCTAAGTAATAATGTAGATGTTATTGAAGATTGTctattgtaagaatatgacaaccgtgtatacgtagctttaggcttaatgtaattttcaaaacattcgATTTAGAACTGTATTTATGTTAAGTCATTAAGGCGCTtagattttttagatatttgtcAAACACCATTTATCgataaaccataaaaaaaatttatatgtaaaaacatacttttaataacgtttgaactaatcgagtctccatcgaatttttttttgcacgaatatagtagagagtttaggtgtcctcataccgtgttctttattaatttttaacaccgcgatctttgatattttttacattgaaatatatactccgaaaattatcctttaaccttttggaagtaaacaatttctttcacaccattttaagaaCAATATCGttggctttaaaatggagtaaaaaattatactggtctttgagtagtttcaaagtttTGCACAATTATGtgcatataattttagacaaatttaacaaatttttcaaatttcaaatcgcgatatttttacatcgaaatgagtttccattgaaaaagtcactgatatgaaGAATATATTATTATATCCGACTACAgtccgctttcacatggatACTCGCatacacttaaaaaatattcgaaaaatttaatttttcttgtttCGTTTATATAAACACAAGatataaaaaaagctaaaaacagccaaatgaaaaaaatttgcagCTAGAAAAACCACTTAGCGGTTTTTTCCGAAAAATACCCGCTAACGACGAAAAAATACCTCCAGATCTAGCTGAAAAACCGCCGTTTTGGCAACACtgattttgaatgatcacttgagtataagaaagctttccgcaagaagCCTACCGCGTTTATccacaatcgggtgcacaaaagGATAAgttgtgcagtttccatggcaaaaatctaTTAATTAGGCTAGGAAatgccctattctccggatttagccccaaaaaatatttcttgtttccaaacctgaagaaatttCTCAGCGGAAACAAATTTGAGTCCAATGATGAAATCTCTCACAAATAAatgcctattttgatgacctcgactaTTTAAAAATGCGCATAATTTTTTGACACGCCCTCGTACATAcatgttttatgttttaaaaactgaaattacggaatgtagtttccaaaaaaagtttccattgtatttccACTCactatataataaattattggtATTTCATAGGCCGTTCTTATGAAGTATAATGCAACTTAGGATCCACAATAAGCAAATTTCTTGGGaacaacttttttaagaaaaatctaaaaaaatcttgaaagaACCCGATTTTGACCGGCTTTCACATAAAATCGGGGTAACAAAAAAACAGTACATCTGAATATATCACTCGAACATGTTTTATTTAGGTTttcatattcaaattttaaaattaaataaaatattctttatttggaaataaaaataaataaaaatttccacaatcaatatgggcatttccaccgaAAAGTCAACTCAGACCGAACAATTAAAAGTTAatcaattcaaatcaaatttcgcttcaattacgttttatatatacggtAATCATGACACCtatttttatgatgatcggtccaaaattagtcatagctcccatataagtcccgcttccaaaaatcattttaacgagcataattctcttaaaaatgttggtatgcacataaaattcaacagaaataagtttcatatagacataaattacgtgatctaatttcatggcgatcggtgcataattggtcatagctcccatataacgccaacttccgaaaataaataaattaaaaatttatatgtagggtattatatggtcatgTTTGACCGACTACATGTTTTCTTAAttcttaaccaaaaaatatatcaaatggAAATTTAAATAACGTAACAACGTTACGTCAGATACTAAggctaacaaataaaaaacgagGAAACACCATTATGGAAATGCCTATATtggacaataaaatatttttctgatataggggtgaTAGTATatagtatacatatattatagGGGTCATTTatagaccgatcctcacaaaagttggaagaaagatttaggttaatataaaattttccaatttcttcacgatattaattattataagacaattatgaagtCAATTTCTTAGGGGGatgttgtatgggggctagggtttttaatttcccgaccttttttgattcccgggaatagggaattttttttctacatttctattcccaaaatatatatataatattatagccaaatttcatttaaaaacttagtgttataattattaaatatcagagcttcgaattaattaataaaatttgagcttaattcactaaaatcttaatccgtaattaaagaatgtcagcctttcattccataaatccattcctaatatttaattttttagattcattccaaagcctttctttaaactgaattaatttcaaagttaattaataacagaatttattcaaacattgaatgattcaatttttgttaaatcaaataatttacaaaattaattgaaaaaattgttttaagcctttttgtactagatttaaattgatgaaaaatttaatcaattaataaatttatgaagctattttgttatggatttgaagaagaaatttaaagaaattataatgattccataggaaataaattctataaataatgaattcactttttaaattttcatacggaaaatcccaaataaataataataagcggtctattattgccgagatataagcaaaaaactataaaaaacttttcactgttttttggtgaaaaaatagagttttaacttgttttctatgtattttcgtcagtttttaattcccggaattcccgactaaaaatcccggtaatcgggtagtgaaaaattggcaaaattcccgggaaatttgtaccgagAATTCctgggataaaaaccctaatggGGACTTTACAGTGTAATTTctgagtacttagaactaatttgtgtaaAGTTTTTCCGCATAATCAACAGCTAGCtgctatcgtgttttcaacagacagacagacggacggacatagctagatcgtcttagaatttcataaggacttttgtgggtctgcgagaaatatttcgatgtgttacaaacggaatgacaaaatcaatgtaCCTCCCATCTGTTTTGATGGTTGATATAATGATATAGATTGAGGTGGCAATAAGAAAATCCTCTTGTTTATTGTATTTAGAAATACAtaggtttaaaaaataaaaacaatttgcggcaagaaaaaaaatatttttttttaaattacaaacacttatataaaataatgttaattttttaatatatttggtAATTGCTGAGTAATTATTTGgcggaaaattttaaatatgtcatTGCAATTGCAAAACATTTGCAAATTCACTCTGTAGTGCAACATTGTAAAGCAAgatattgtttataaataaattaaaagataaagattgtttttgtataaataaattaatgaatatacatacattacgGATGACAGCGTTCAAATACATTTAACATTTCGAagattaaaatagtaaaaactattaaaacaaaaaaaaacacttaatagGAAAAATTTGTGGcaagaaaaataaatgaaatgccAAAaccgataaaataaaaattaattaatcctTCAACGACAAAACAAGTAACAACATTTTGCATAATActgtaataatatttatgtgcATATTCTACACATTTGAGtagtatttttttctatatttattttaatttaaacaaacaaatttgtatgtaaattttaatttctgtcaCTATATTTGGTACTACAAcacaattgatttttatggtCTTATAAATCCAactaaacatttcaatttcaactGCTTTAGATGCGTcatttttttgcataatttttgtttcacttttttttgttaatttttatattttattgtttgtttgcaAACATTAAAAACGAAATACATACAATGTTTTtagcatgttttttttttatttttttggtttgttttcattatttaattttttttcgtagaAGCGCGTGAACGTCAGAAATCAAAACAAACGAAGAAAATTACAACATATAGACGAACCGACCGTAATGACAACTCAGTGAGTGAGTCAAACGAATGTATGTAGGAAATAAATTAGCCACTCTCTCTGATGGTGCCGTTTCTAGTGACAAATGTTCGTTGCAgaattaattgaatttcagaactGACAACAATTTTCGTAACACACTCTTCCAACACACTTAACATTATAtactaataataacaataaacaaaatgttatgtttgttttatgttgttgtttttcaaataattttcaaatttaatttccttCAACTTGACCTCATGAAAATAGATTGTgcagaaatatattttcaaaaggaAATATTGTGAAAAGCTAAGAaaagaataacaaaacaaaaaaaaaattaaaaacaaattaagaagATCATCATTAAAAGATAATTATAGTGGAAAAGATCTTTTGGCAGACACAATAAGAGACAGAGATTAAAAAGACCTAAAGTGAGCAGAGTTGCCTGAGTGGTTAGagattttgttaaaactttatTATGCAGTCTATGCAGTGCAATAATATTGAATTCAacctttaaactaaattaatgcccgtaatttcaataaatagatATCCAtcagtgcttagttacttatgatgtaaaaatatttggtaatttttacccgtagatattgatatgaaaataatgtaaagttaccttttaggtaaatttatctgcaGGTTAatttacaccgtagatatctatttgttgaaattacgggcataagtCCAATATAAATTAAGAtagggttaactgtcaaacgaactgtcatactgtcctcactttttgacatttatgatcagtatactctggtaGATCATCAGGAATAGATGGACTCTTGAACAATGCTaccaaattatcaaaatttactttgaaatcaGTTATCGATTCTCGCTGCTTATAGACGCAAAATTGTGTTCACCGATGAGGCTCATTTTTGGCATAACGGGATATGGAAtgagaccaatccacaacagactccattaaagaagtggccacttaaaatcggtacgcactgtagtaatcataacaacgcccccTGTTATCTAAATGGAAGaagatttacatatgtttttaaaaacaaatctacCATTATACTACAATGGATTGCaggtcatt
Proteins encoded in this region:
- the chk gene encoding uncharacterized protein chk, which encodes MISKSNNNTSISSQKQNGSIYQPLTTPLGDSTIDLSPAVATSVKTTPLNKSIKHDLFPEVTFCNLSSEDLEEHEQNAHMLKNSIITINVTDNTAMTSLANGTSNGNGNTKKRKRLISNDSGDSIDSGSTEKKKPEMPDGGYGWVVVFASLVVSLIADGLSFSFGLINTELLDYFGESPSKTAWISSLFFSVPLLMGPIWSNLVDKYGCRKMTIIGGVVSAIGFGLSSVVNSVEMLMVTFGIISGLGLGIGYVTAVVSIAFWFDKKRTFATGIGASGTGIGTFLYAPLTQWLIDTYGWRGATLILAGTMLNACVCGALMRDPDWLIEENRLESRSQSVTTFSNSSVCLEEIKKLLDTGATKEYVLDTLVTKNNTEANQQIEELNETHLKRYRSELFLPTFLSSQELEELYEVKSTSRRSLRLKEGAEAPSRENLLSMSSTGNPYATAAIIGSPDDTMMGGIPSEVAETAKKTFLASIETLSPSEKRSSDNRTPVNTSLISLRSSTDEGYLTQKYSREHNQHAENCANSRYSLNENIFFAAKKDLRHHGHRHNSVDVLNPVAHSYFSAIKDHGLALIESNLKKHNEIVNSTSAGRNGGPAVITIPENEPLTGQQTKGPIKRTRIDSITGMRRLSKSKKPSYRSNLRRNISIRNSNFLKDMRIHRNSMHYRGAMLSTHRYRLRASSCPNIYRNSMTTIAKEDEDTWYDNLFDTMKSVFDFSLFKDTKFTLFNLSTLFLFIWFIIPYLYLPEYLKMHDYDTSASAQLISAIGIAQTIGMIGLGYLGDRSWMNVNVCYSGCMIICGLSVVLMPLLVSSYNGLLALCIIFGFTFASSFSFTPSILVSIVDLDDFTCAYGLVLLVQGVGMIAGPPIAGAIYEATLRWDNAFYFAGAFIALSGITAYLIEFCEKKPKESDSDVSVIKKVH